The Nocardia arthritidis genome has a window encoding:
- a CDS encoding enoyl-CoA hydratase-related protein: protein MHQNILLLSDAENGLTKRIALALRRAGHSVRTAVVNDGTDMHAAVRESVPDLILCPYLTKRIPQAIYDRIPTVVIHPGPVGDRGGSSLDWAISRAESIGGVTALGAVAELDAGPIWAWRTFTLPEARKSDIYNSVVADAAVECALETAGKVGDPAFRPIDQAVAYRPVAHATARPLMRQRDRAFTWWDGAETILRRIRAADGSPGVLSVIADRAAYLFDAHPGRAGLSGAEPGQLLGRRHHAVEIACGAGESIWIGHIRVELENGFSDKAPATAALARAGIPLSTVPVRAALQDSSCPDVTYHRDGPVGTITFTAYNGAMTTGLCHRLAAAIRAAARQHTRVLVLRGQTGSPFSNGLHLGAIELDKRPAWEAWRNLRAINTVCREILMCRSQLTIGAFSGSAGAGGVMLPLGADVVVAIDRAVFDPHYATMGLTGSELHTYTLPRRVGAATARRLLIACEPIDAMAAHEIGLIDQIGPAAGFDGWLAEFAREYAEPGRWDTTMRRKRVRLSRDFARVPLDAYEIQELATMAQCVFDDRYDFARRRQSFLDKTAYSGSRADIAQSGA from the coding sequence ATGCACCAAAATATCCTGCTTCTCAGCGACGCCGAGAACGGCCTGACAAAGCGAATAGCCCTGGCTTTGCGGCGCGCGGGCCATTCGGTGCGAACCGCCGTCGTGAACGACGGCACGGACATGCACGCCGCCGTTCGAGAGTCGGTGCCGGATCTGATCCTGTGCCCGTATCTGACCAAGCGCATTCCACAAGCGATCTACGACAGAATTCCGACCGTGGTGATCCATCCGGGTCCAGTGGGCGACCGTGGTGGCTCGAGCTTGGATTGGGCCATCAGTCGTGCGGAATCGATCGGGGGTGTTACCGCGCTCGGCGCGGTGGCCGAGTTGGATGCGGGTCCGATCTGGGCCTGGCGGACGTTCACCCTGCCCGAAGCACGGAAATCGGATATATACAACTCCGTCGTCGCGGACGCGGCGGTGGAGTGCGCCCTGGAAACCGCCGGCAAAGTGGGCGATCCGGCGTTCCGGCCGATCGACCAGGCTGTCGCGTATCGACCGGTGGCACACGCTACCGCACGACCGTTGATGCGCCAACGGGACCGCGCCTTCACCTGGTGGGACGGAGCGGAGACGATCCTGCGGCGAATTCGCGCGGCCGACGGTTCACCCGGCGTGCTGTCGGTGATCGCCGATCGCGCCGCGTACTTGTTCGACGCGCACCCCGGCCGCGCCGGCTTGTCCGGCGCCGAACCGGGCCAGTTGCTCGGCCGCCGCCACCATGCGGTCGAAATTGCTTGCGGCGCAGGTGAAAGCATCTGGATCGGGCACATACGGGTCGAGCTCGAGAATGGGTTCTCAGATAAGGCGCCCGCGACGGCAGCGCTGGCGCGTGCGGGCATTCCGCTGAGCACGGTCCCCGTCCGTGCCGCGCTACAGGACTCGTCCTGCCCCGATGTCACCTACCACCGAGACGGGCCCGTCGGCACGATCACCTTCACGGCATACAACGGCGCGATGACAACCGGCCTGTGCCACAGGCTGGCCGCCGCCATCCGCGCCGCGGCCCGGCAGCACACCCGCGTCCTGGTACTTCGCGGACAGACCGGCTCCCCGTTCTCGAATGGCCTACATCTCGGCGCGATCGAACTCGACAAGCGACCGGCGTGGGAGGCCTGGCGCAATCTTCGCGCCATCAACACGGTGTGCCGGGAGATCCTGATGTGTCGATCCCAGCTGACAATCGGGGCATTCTCCGGGTCGGCGGGCGCCGGTGGGGTGATGCTCCCGCTAGGGGCCGATGTTGTCGTCGCCATCGATCGTGCGGTGTTCGACCCGCATTACGCCACAATGGGTTTGACAGGGTCGGAGCTGCACACCTATACGTTGCCCCGACGGGTCGGCGCGGCGACGGCGCGGCGGTTGCTGATCGCCTGCGAACCGATCGATGCGATGGCGGCGCACGAGATCGGCCTCATCGATCAGATCGGCCCGGCAGCCGGTTTCGACGGCTGGCTCGCCGAGTTCGCTCGCGAGTACGCGGAACCCGGCCGGTGGGATACGACCATGCGGCGTAAGCGTGTCCGCCTGAGCCGGGACTTCGCGCGAGTACCGCTGGATGCGTACGAGATTCAGGAGCTCGCCACCATGGCGCAGTGCGTGTTCGACGACCGGTACGACTTCGCAAGGCGACGGCAGTCGTTCCTCGACAAGACCGCCTACTCGGGTTCCCGAGCCGATATCGCACAAAGCGGCGCCTGA